A window of Haliscomenobacter hydrossis DSM 1100 contains these coding sequences:
- a CDS encoding M43 family zinc metalloprotease produces the protein MKSRVFKFSSFTFLILLTINSLNAQSFSCGTVASPNHAFTIPPSSATSNQNNYNLPIHFYIITNQGTLPGLALNPNYNLVKHIRESLNFANTAFSSANMSFYPSAFTFYESSALFDAGDQLNSLYNTIHDNDAINVYIVNSYSTFIGRVGQAAQPLASVPINNVLSIRAISAPNLVHVLAHELGHYFNLDHTFRGTGGLSNPESDCTNQGDKICDTPQEPDFDIQVDCGSSTWICTSGCFSCSIPTCTTTHTVLNQSRTFTPDKKNIMGYNDQCFPDHFSLNQKEKMYNELIYNTYRAFLIQGSNPPSVPLPSENAYVYRTNNSGTSPVVSQFGSMPIQLSKTGVSPVTSTTLSTGGPYEVDRGIFLPQNITATIAPTRNGTGYLVPSWGLSLSDLIKIQQHILGTTLLPKPYAWIAADVTNNGLIQDDDKTQIQQVILGNISSFPSVPSWRMVPVFALQDPVFSSEFNSNPFTAIWTMSSGIQVGYNLALIGGTKTYFDDLEINLNNPNINQSSTFSFQAIKSGDVNFSAQVNSANTFRNEDFQPDLRTTEKYRLQSSLENCLEAGKSYSVSIAAQGNNLIYGYQLGIKFDPSHLEISGVDKGSVNYFSLDNFNLKKLKEGEFRTVWLDFEKNEKIRVSEKKDLFKMIVNPRVKVCNLDQILGLNDQTLENLFYDENSRLIDLELTASAQELKKDDINNDILLNVFPNPTSGEINFEISVQSKAKVNISLRDSFGKTVTLNQTVNAGSNKVTLTHELRSLSSGIIYYTIQLSTKAYSGTFFKI, from the coding sequence ATGAAATCGAGAGTTTTCAAGTTTTCAAGTTTTACTTTTCTGATATTACTAACGATTAACTCCCTAAATGCTCAGAGTTTTTCGTGTGGAACGGTAGCTTCACCAAATCACGCATTTACAATACCACCATCTTCAGCAACATCGAATCAAAATAATTACAATTTACCAATACACTTCTATATTATTACAAATCAAGGGACACTACCAGGTCTAGCACTAAATCCAAATTACAACCTTGTAAAACACATCCGAGAATCACTCAATTTCGCAAATACGGCCTTTAGTAGTGCAAATATGTCTTTTTACCCATCAGCCTTCACTTTTTATGAATCAAGTGCATTATTTGATGCGGGAGACCAGTTAAACTCGTTGTACAATACGATACATGATAATGATGCAATAAATGTTTATATTGTAAACAGTTATTCTACATTTATAGGGCGTGTGGGGCAAGCTGCTCAGCCCTTGGCAAGCGTACCTATTAACAACGTACTTTCTATAAGAGCTATTTCAGCACCAAACTTAGTTCACGTATTAGCTCATGAGTTAGGCCATTATTTTAATTTGGACCATACTTTTCGAGGCACAGGTGGTTTATCAAATCCAGAATCTGATTGTACCAATCAAGGCGATAAAATATGCGATACGCCACAAGAACCAGATTTCGATATTCAGGTAGACTGCGGTAGTTCCACTTGGATATGTACAAGCGGCTGTTTTTCATGTTCTATTCCTACCTGTACCACTACTCATACCGTGCTGAATCAGTCGAGAACATTTACCCCGGATAAAAAAAATATTATGGGCTATAATGATCAGTGTTTTCCTGATCATTTCTCTTTAAATCAAAAAGAAAAAATGTACAATGAATTGATATATAATACATATAGAGCGTTTCTCATCCAAGGCTCAAATCCTCCATCTGTCCCCTTACCATCAGAAAATGCATATGTTTACCGCACTAATAATTCAGGAACGAGTCCGGTTGTTTCGCAATTTGGAAGTATGCCTATTCAGCTTTCTAAAACAGGTGTCTCCCCGGTAACGAGTACTACGCTATCCACGGGTGGGCCTTATGAAGTGGATAGAGGGATTTTTCTGCCTCAAAATATTACTGCAACGATAGCCCCTACCAGAAACGGAACTGGCTACTTAGTTCCATCATGGGGGCTCAGTTTATCCGATTTGATAAAGATTCAGCAGCATATTTTAGGCACAACGCTCTTGCCTAAACCTTACGCTTGGATTGCTGCAGATGTGACCAACAATGGCTTAATTCAAGATGATGATAAAACTCAAATACAACAAGTCATACTTGGTAACATAAGTTCATTTCCGTCCGTACCTTCTTGGCGTATGGTGCCTGTTTTTGCATTGCAAGATCCTGTGTTTTCTAGCGAATTCAATAGCAACCCCTTTACTGCCATCTGGACAATGAGTAGTGGTATTCAAGTAGGCTATAACTTAGCCCTTATAGGTGGAACCAAAACCTATTTTGATGATCTTGAAATCAATTTGAACAATCCAAACATCAACCAGTCCAGTACATTTTCCTTTCAAGCCATAAAATCTGGTGATGTCAATTTCTCCGCACAAGTAAACTCTGCGAATACGTTTAGAAATGAGGATTTTCAGCCTGATTTGAGAACTACAGAAAAATACAGGTTGCAATCAAGTTTGGAGAATTGTCTTGAAGCAGGTAAATCTTATTCAGTAAGTATTGCTGCTCAGGGTAATAACCTAATCTATGGATACCAATTAGGAATAAAATTCGATCCGAGTCATCTTGAAATTTCTGGAGTAGATAAGGGATCTGTCAACTATTTCAGTTTGGATAATTTTAATTTGAAAAAACTAAAAGAAGGGGAGTTTCGCACAGTATGGCTGGATTTTGAAAAAAATGAAAAAATCCGAGTAAGCGAAAAGAAAGATTTATTCAAAATGATCGTTAATCCCCGAGTAAAAGTCTGCAATTTGGATCAGATCCTAGGATTAAACGACCAAACTTTAGAAAATTTATTCTATGATGAGAATAGTCGATTGATTGATTTGGAATTAACGGCTTCTGCTCAAGAGTTGAAAAAAGACGATATCAACAACGATATCCTCCTAAATGTATTTCCCAATCCTACCTCTGGCGAAATCAACTTTGAAATAAGCGTACAGAGCAAAGCTAAGGTGAATATTTCGCTGCGGGATAGTTTTGGTAAGACTGTTACATTGAACCAGACGGTTAATGCAGGTTCGAATAAAGTAACGCTTACTCATGAACTTCGATCTTTATCGTCAGGAATTATCTACTACACAATACAATTGAGCACTAAAGCTTATTCTGGTACATTTTTCAAAATCTAA